The sequence CTCGGCGGGCTTGTCCAGCATGAAGGACAGCACCGCATCGGGATCGGCGGGTACGAAGGCGTACTCGTCGTGCTCCCACTTGTCCTCGACGCCCCGGCTCCAGCGGCGGCGCAGCGCCTCCTCGTCCAGGTCCTGGAGTTCGGCGCTGAAGAAGGCCGCCCACTGGTTGTTGCGCAGGTCCAGCCCGAAGCCGAGCAGCTCCAGGTCCACGGGGTCGGTCTCCTGGACCGCCAGCTCCTCGCGCAGGGCGCGGCGGGCCACGGCGTGCAGGCTGATCCGGCCGTCGGGCGCCAGGTCGTGGATGGCCGCCAGTCCCTCGTTCGCCGAGGAGTTCCAGCGCGACCGGTTGGGACCGACGACCTTGGAGCTGCGGTGCGAGAACAGCACCTTGCCGTCCGGGCCGGTGCGCACGGCGACGTTCACGCCGAAGCTGCAGAACATGTACGGCGGCGCGTCGACCGGGTCCTGGCTCTCCAGGTATTGCTCGCGCAGCGTCAGCCCGTTCTTCTGGGCGCGGTCCAGGTTGATGGACGTGGTGAGGAAGTCGTAGTAGTCCGCGTCGCGCAGGGTGAGCGTGGCGACCGGCGCCTCCTGGTTGTCCGTACGCGTCACGACCAGCCGGTCCACGGCGAAGCGGGGGTTGTTCCAGCGGTGCGGCAGGCCCGCCGCCTCCTTGCGCCGCTCCTCGTCCTCGATGGCCCGCCGCCAGCCCGCGATCTCCTCGGGGAACTCCACCCGCTCCGGAACGTGGTGGACGCGGACGTTCTCCTCGCTGATCGGACGCGTCCCGTCCCCCTCGAAGACATGGCAGTCGGTCTGCCGGCCGGCCAGACTGAACCTGTCGCGCTGCGCCATCAAAGTCCCTTCACGCATGGGTAGTTGATGAGAGTATGACCCAGGCTGAGGATCTCGGGGGAGGGGCCTGGGTGGGGGTGGGGGGCGTGTCCCGGCTCGCGGAACGCGGCGCGTACCGGCGTGAAGGACTGATCGCGACGGTCGCCGTCGCCGAGTACGACCATCCCGCGCGGCCCGGCGGCCGCGAGACCCTCGCGCACGTCGAGGGCGTCCGCGGCCGGGTCGCCGAACTCGCCGGCGGGCGGCTGGGGTTCGGACACCGGATGCGGCTGGACGACGCCGGGACCACTCGCGCCGGACTGTGGGCCGGACTCGACGCCTTCCGGGCGCACGGCGCGCGCCGCAAGATCCTGTACTGGACGGGCCACGGCATCGACCGGGGCGCCGCGGGCTACTTCCTGGCCTGCCGCGACACATGGGCCGCGGGCGGCTTCGACGGCGGCCGGGCGCTCGCCGTCACCGACCTGGTCGACCGCCTCCTGGATCCCGCCGACGGGGCCGACACCCTGCTGGTCATCGACGCCTGCTCGGCGCACGGCCACCTGCCCGAGGCCCTCGACCGCGCCCTGAGCAAGGAGCGTGAGGCCGTCGGACGGGCCTACCGCGAGCGTGCGGGCGGTTTCGTCGTGGTCGGTACGTCGGGCGTCGGCCGGGTCATCCCGGAGGGCCGCTGGGTGGAGTGGCTGGAGCAGGTGATCGCCAGCCCCGACCTGGAGATGAAGGACCACGCCAGACCCCTGGACCCCTCGGCCCTCTACCTGCCCGTGCAGTACCTGCTGGAGGGGATCGACGGGGCCGCAGCCGCATCCGGGCTGGACGAGCCGGAGGAGCGGCCGGGCCACGTAGAGGTCCGCTCGCTGCCCAACAGCTTCCTGCACAACCCGTACTACGCCGACGAGGGGGAGGTGCGCGGCACGGCCCTGCTCGGGGACGACGACCCCTACCCCTGGCTGGGCGCCGAGCACTTCGGGCTGGAGGACGGCGGCGAACTGGAGCGGACCTTCTCCGGCCGGCACGGGCCGCTGAGCCGGCTGGTCCGCTGGCTGGAGACCTACCAACAGGGACTGCTCGTGGTCACGGGTCCCGCCGGCTGCGGGAAGACCGCCCTGCTCGGACGCCTCGCCCTGATGTCCGTCCCCCGCAAGTGCGACCGGCTGGACCCGCCGCCGCCCCCGCAGGTACGCCCGCGCCCCGGCACCGTCCACGCCCTCGTCTCCTGCCGGGGCCAGTCCCTGACCACCCTGACCAGAGCCCTGTGGGAGCTGCTCACCGCCTTCGAGGGCATGGCCGCCCCGCCGGCGGGCACGGTCACGGTGCAGCACACCCTCGCGGCGATCGGCGCGCTCGTGGCCCGCGAAGGCGCCGTCAACCTCGTCTTCGACGGCCTGGACGAGGCGATGCCCGAGCAGGGCCACGAGATCGCCCGCCACCTGCTCAACCCGCTCTCGCGCAGTGCGGGCGTCAAGGTCGTCGTCGGCACCCGCCCCCAGCCCCGCCAGCAGATCGCCTACCGGGAGCCGGACGAGAGCCTGTTGCAGACCCTGGACCGGACGGCCCCCTCCCT comes from Streptomyces sp. NBC_01408 and encodes:
- a CDS encoding translation initiation factor 2, producing the protein MAQRDRFSLAGRQTDCHVFEGDGTRPISEENVRVHHVPERVEFPEEIAGWRRAIEDEERRKEAAGLPHRWNNPRFAVDRLVVTRTDNQEAPVATLTLRDADYYDFLTTSINLDRAQKNGLTLREQYLESQDPVDAPPYMFCSFGVNVAVRTGPDGKVLFSHRSSKVVGPNRSRWNSSANEGLAAIHDLAPDGRISLHAVARRALREELAVQETDPVDLELLGFGLDLRNNQWAAFFSAELQDLDEEALRRRWSRGVEDKWEHDEYAFVPADPDAVLSFMLDKPAEAWSPCAPALFYLALVRAAVRGRGGDPAARLDVEAAELRVLRRLEQARGTV